A single Entelurus aequoreus isolate RoL-2023_Sb linkage group LG11, RoL_Eaeq_v1.1, whole genome shotgun sequence DNA region contains:
- the rnf183 gene encoding E3 ubiquitin-protein ligase RNF183, with amino-acid sequence MSDDRERRGPHRNQSRDARPPANVKPRMGSKENRRPQPARIRRSRSNDSDSGERGRRTQRHREEGTRRGRSTEAVRRVRRDDDADHHRRASAPDNDVEETECAICFCSYDNIFKTPKLLACGHTFCLECLARINVTSHEVKTLSCPVCREVTEIPHGQDLPRLGNNDEIIGRLPPEMQRARSIRFKRSKGKLFLKNAPATHGVLTLPHKSQEAQATPTGDLRLATLEEGTEPATVVDVGRPPNRVRGRMRRFFRSSRCYYATVGIVVTIAVVFLLVGVLAFIIIPNVGRRPGRPGNQTEQSGRAFTPRGLTTTWVGRAAGTPH; translated from the coding sequence ATGAGCGATGATCGCGAGAGACGCGGTCCCCACCGGAACCAGAGCCGTGATGCCAGGCCGCCCGCCAACGTCAAGCCCCGAATGGGCAGCAAGGAGAACCGGAGGCCGCAACCTGCCCGGATCAGAAGGTCCAGGAGCAATGACTCAGACAGCGGGGAGAGAGGACGCAGGACGCAGCGGCACCGGGAGGAGGGAACTCGACGTGGGAGGAGCACCGAGGCCGTGAGACGGGTGAGGAGGGACGATGACGCCGACCACCACCGGAGGGCGAGCGCGCCGGACAACGACGTGGAGGAAACGGAGTGCGCCATCTGCTTCTGCTCTTACGATAACATCTTCAAGACGCCCAAGCTGCTGGCCTGCGGTCACACCTTCTGCCTGGAGTGCCTCGCACGCATCAACGTCACCTCCCACGAGGTCAAGACTCTGTCCTGCCCCGTGTGCCGTGAGGTGACTGAGATCCCCCACGGCCAGGACCTGCCCCGGCTGGGCAACAACGACGAAATCATCGGTCGGCTTCCGCCAGAAATGCAGAGGGCCAGGTCCATCCGCTTCAAGCGCAGCAAGGGCAAGCTCTTCCTGAAGAACGCCCCCGCCACGCACGGCGTCCTCACGCTGCCTCACAAGAGCCAGGAGGCCCAGGCCACCCCCACCGGTGACCTCCGCCTCGCAACCTTGGAGGAAGGCACGGAGCCCGCCACCGTGGTGGACGTGGGCCGGCCCCCCAATAGGGTCAGAGGTCGCATGCGCAGGTTTTTCCGCTCCAGCCGGTGCTACTACGCCACGGTGGGGATCGTCGTCACCATCGCCGTGGTGTTCCTGCTGGTGGGGGTCCTGGCCTTTATTATCATCCCCAACGTGGGCCGCAGGCCTGGACGACCCGGGAACCAGACAGAGCAGTCGGGGAGGGCTTTCACTCCAAGGGGTCTGACCACAACCTGGGTCGGGCGGGCTGCCGGGACCCCTCACTGA